A window of Aptenodytes patagonicus chromosome 1, bAptPat1.pri.cur, whole genome shotgun sequence genomic DNA:
AAGTTCTACATTTTCATGGCCATTTATGAACTAAAAACCTTTTTGACAACCAACTAAAGCAAACCatgtaaaacatttccaaaagtcGAGATACGACACACCTTAGGGCCTACTTACCTTACACATAAACAAGGTTCTCAGGGTAAAGTACAGGCTTTCTACCATCAATGATGAAAATCCAAGCTACAGAGGTAGCCTTCTGAGACATAAAACTACTGAGCATAGTAGTTTTATAGAAAGTTTTATAGTAGTTTATAGAAAGCCTGAGTATCCAGGCTTTCAGGGCTCTTAGTTTCACTTGTTGCAGGTGTGATTTCCTAACAAAGTTGTGACTTGTACCTCTGCTATTCCTGAATTGGCGATCTTGGTTAGTAAAGCTTAACGTGTTTTGAATactaaacaagcaaaaaaacccaagagacaGGGCGCCTTGCATTCATATAGATTCAGACAGGAATTTCTTGggatacaaatataaaataattaaaatagtaatTCTTTAGATTACCAGTGCTCAGTTGTACCAACGCAGATATCACCTGTGATTGGTAAAGCCACCAAAAATATGCCTCCCTACACAGGCTAGTTTGTAGGTGTGGAAACACACATCTTCCTCCAGTAGAACTAACAAGTGGCTTATTTCCTTCCCAAGGATAATTCCCAAGAATAAATTACACAGAATTACTGTAGTTTTAGTTTCCTGTTAGGTAGTTCGTTCAAACATTACAAGAATCTAAGATTCCATTTGAATGAACTGCTTACTAGCTTAAGATGTTTAATGAATCAGCCTTATAGTTCCGTTAATTCTCAATTGCTTTTGGAAGCTATTTCCATTCAGCTTCTGGAAACAAGACTGAAGAACAGCTGTTTtccccagacaaaaaaaaaaggggctttttttttttttttctatttacagaGCACACAGATGGGTAAAAATTAACATACTGGTGTGTTCACATAGCGTGCACAAAAGCTTAACTGAGTGCCTTAACTCCCCAAGAAGAATGACATCAgctttactactttttttttttttttaaagaggaaaaaatggacaTTTTCTGTCAGGTATGCAAGAACAAGCCTTCTGACTTGTGACACTATCAGTAAGTGCTGCAGGAAAGCATACCTTAAGTATTTAGAGACCAACCTACAAAGCTAGCATATTTTAGCATTTGTCAAAATCAACATTCTTCCCCCTTTTGCCATCAgccttaaaataatttcctttactTACTTGCTCTTTGTGTTGTACTCTCTGATCTTGTCCAAGAAGAGCTTCTGAACTGGATCGAGCTCTTTTGTCTTGTTAAAGACAACAGCAGAAAGCCCTATGTTTCTGCGCAAGTGAATGGAAACAGCAGAGCGAAAAATGGAAGAAAGTCGCAGAATCTGTTGCAGAATCATGATgacactaatgttttagctaaaaaaaaaaaaaaaaagccaaaacagaaaCAGGGAATTAGCTGGCTCTTTCCACAATGTAAATGCATACAGAAGCAAAAAATTTAGATCAGAGATGAGCTTTAAACCAGAAGCAACATTTAAACCCGCACGCACGCTGGGGTGAGAGCTCAAGCAGCCGCCGAGCCCAAAGAGCACCGTGCCACCCAGCACGCTGCTACTCCTCCCGTTCAACTGCGCACTGCCAACGACTTTGCCCGCGCCACCACCGAGACAAACAGGGAATTTCAGGTTTTGTCTCGTTTGAAGAAAAAGTAACAAttttatcccagccaaagccagcagcagcatcgGCCGCCGGCCCtaccgctcccccccgcctctgCCTCCACCTCACCCGCCCCGGGAACCCCCCgcaggcggcggggccgggaggagcCGTCAGCCCCAGGGCCCGGACGCCCCAAGCGCAAAccgagggaggaggaggaggaggaggagccgccCCCCGGCACCCACCGGCGCCGCGGGGTCGCCCCGGCCCAGCTCCAGTCACCTTGGGAgagccgccgccaccgccgccccgggtccgccccgccccgcctccccgcGCAATGCACGCCGGGAAGCCGCCCCGGCCGCGCGACCCGGCGCCGCCGCAGCGCTGAGCCCCGCGGCCGCGCACACAGgctccccggggcggcggcgcccgcctcCCCGCACGGCCCCGCTCAGCCGCCAACCGCGGGGAGAGGGAGCACGGAAAGAGCCCGCCACCGACGGCTACCGCCGGAAGTGGGCGATACGCTTCCGGGTGAGGGGAAACGGTTGGGAGCGACAGGCGCCAccagccccgccccccgcccgcggaTTGGCGgcgcgcgggggccgccgggagcTGTAGTTCCCGCCCCTGCGCGGGCGGTGGCGGTGTCGGCGCGCCCTCCCCGCCCGGGCCCGCGCTGGGCTGCGCTGCCCAATCCCGAGTGCGCGACGGCCTCctcagggcggcggcggcgggacccgcCGGAGCTCGagggccgcggccggcgggaggTGTCGTGCGGCCGCTCCgctcggggccggggcggcggacggcggacggcggcggcgggtgagcgcggcgcggcccggcggcccGGCCCGTGTTTTGTTTCCGTTTCTCCCCGGCGCCGCGAGCCTCATTTCCGTTTCGGGTTCAAACAACGACGAGGCgccgcggggaggaggaggggggaagcgggcggggtggcggggggagaACCGGTGCCTGCGGGGAGGAGCGGTCTCGCCCGGCCGCGGGTCTGCGCCGGCCGCTGGCCTGGctggcggcgccgcccgcccgcgggagGGCCCGTGGCGGCGGCCCTGCGGCCGGAGGAGCGGGCTGGGGCGCCCCGTCCCGAGGGGCTTCGGCGCCTCCGGGTCGGGTCGCCGGCAGCCCCGCCAGCGGGAAATGGAGCCGGCGGCGATCGgctgcggcggggcgcggggaAGGGCCCCGCGGGTAgcgcgggggcgcggggggcgggcggagggTGAGGTCCTCCCGCAGCAGGTCCCGCGGTCGCGGCTGGGGGCGAGTCAGGCAGCCCGGGCCGAGGTCCGCGAGTCCTCTCCGGAGCGTAAAAACTTAACCCGCTTGTAAAAACTTGTTTGGGGTGAAAACTAAGAGGGTATTTGGCATCTTACTTCCTTTGCTTCCTGGTGTTCGGCCAGGTACGTGCTGCACAACCACTTCTCCCGGTTCGGATTTATTTTCTGACTTCTGACTGTTGATAAGGAAGGAGAACACTTGAAATCTGGCATGACTCCACCCCGTTTAGCGGTCCGCTGTCTTTGTCTTAAATCCCAACTGGCGGATAACTTGCAAAAGCTGATCTGTAAAGGACAGGTTGTCTGTTTGCGTTGGTCTTCACCAATTCGAATGATAAGGGGGGTGGGTAGTACCAAATGTCCCACAAACAGCTGAACCACCAGAGCATCTCGGGAGCACAAATATCTCCAGTGATTGGGCTTCAGTGTCACTTGATAATGCATGTGGGCTCCAGTAGTTGCCCCCGCTTCACAATTGCTTGGTGGGATAACAAATGCCAATTACAGTAGTACAGTTTGTGCCTCTGTCGTGATGGGCTTGTTACTTGCTTAATTCCTTGTGttccagggaaaagaaaagatagaTCTTAACAGAACAATAGGTTTTCTCCCCTGATTGCAAATGCCAAACTGTAAAAGGTACTGGTgttgtgcagggaaaaaaaggctctgTTAACGGGTGCCTTCTCTTACATTAGTGGAGGTCTGCGTTGGGCATTATGGTCAGATTCCTTCTTGGATAACACGTTAAGTCTTAGGGCTTTTTAGGTtgaaggaaaaatcaaaacaaacagaaggctGTAacttccacaaatcaagcacagtTTTATATGTTCCTCCAAATAAATGCTGCTGTTGTGGTATTCCTACCACATTGACCCTCCTAGCAAACCAGGCTGTTTGAGTTTTCTTGTTTCTCAGTAGCCCTCAGGGAAGGCTCAGGAAGCTTAGTCCCATCTGAACCTATGTACTCTTTCAATCTCTGCATCGTCCTGTAGCAACAAATTTTGCTAGACTTCGTGTGAAATGTTTATATCGTCAGGAGTCTCTATTCTAGCATAGGAAAGAGTGAATAATTTTCCCCATCAGGTTTCTCTGAACTGTTAATGACTCTACATGTATTCATAATGttattcttcctctttccacCCGTCATCTCCCTTTCTTGCATCTGTGCTCAATGGAaccatctttctttctctttctgtatctGCTGTCTGTGCCTGtgctcccctctcctgcctccccagggtaACCAGAAATGTAGTAGAGCCTGCGAGATGCAACTGCAAACCGCCTTTGAAGAGTGAGTGAACAGTGACTAGTCCAACTGCCAATTTGGAGTCCAATCAATAAGGACTTTAAATTGTCTTACCTAATTCTATACAGTTACTGCGCTGTTACAGTATTTACTCACAGCGTGTCACTTTGCGTTTACCAATATTGAATATTTTCTGCCAGAAATGATTCAAGATGGTGAGTTCTTTCTGCAGGTCTGCACAGTtttctcaataaataaataataagaaatcCTAGCCTAACCCCTTTTGTGACCTTACTGGtaaactcacaaaaaaaaaaaaaaaaaaaaaaaaggtaacttattcctcttggtttggggttttaatCTGATTGCTAATATAGGAAAgaatttccccccttttttatGGTACCAGTTAGCTTCTTTGGGAGTTTTCAGTAAGGGACTCTGCTCAAACCTGAATTTCGAAAAATCTTTTAACAGTCAACGAGATCACCAATAATCATGCAGGTGTCAGTTCTTTCAGATATTTAATTAAGCTTGTCAGCATTCTTCAGAAGTGGTGTTTCATTCTTCCCCATTTATCATGAAGATGATATACAAGATTAAGTGATATGGAAATGGGACTCCCAGGACTCTGTTCAGTGGCTGCTACCACTCCAGTTCAGTGGATCCTACCCTGGCAGTTAGGGGATTTTCACAGAGCCAGATCTGTGAGCAGAACAGATTCTGGTTTTGCTTCTAGTGGTGAGATATTAATGAGGTGCTGTTTACTTCCTGTCTAGCCCTAGTAGCTTCTTACAGATTGATACCACATGCAGCACTTGATTTCTTCAAAACTAATTTTACATAATAGTTTTTCAAGGAGATAATAAGATGAGTAGTTTGAATTTCTTTAAACCTTTTCTGTAACAACTGTACAACGTAGTTGGTTGCTATTCCTTTTGGGAAGTTTTAAAGTATAGTAAGTTCCCTTATTAACTTGTCTTTAATAAATTCTCTTACTAACAGTTGGGTTTGGGATAGAGTAGTCCCTGGGAAAGAATGATTCCAGGATGGAAACCTTGCTAATTTCTTCTATTGTGGATATTTAAATAGcagcatgttttgctttttctactgttactttttttcctctggactCCTACTTCCTACTCCTCTTCCTGTGAGTTGGTGGCATTATTTATTGTAAACTGTTAATATAATTTGGCCCAGTTCTTTATCGTATGTATTTCATACTTAAGATGTATGGGATGGTTAGTGAAACATGATAATATTATACAAACTATGTCTTTACAGACCAAAAGTTGtaattctttctttcccctttaacATTCCAACAGACTCCAGTATTCTACAGGGTGTGAAAATCTGCAGTGTCAATGAGAATATCGTCACAGAATAGCTTTCCTTTTAATTGCTAACATATGGCATTAGTTTGGGACTTAACAAGATGCATTCATTATGCATGTATCATCAAGTGATTGCCCGTGAGAGGGATGGGTGGAAAGATGGGACAGTCAATAAACACTTTATTGTTGAGTTTATTTATCTATGAGGAAATCATGGATCTTCTGTCTAGCTTCCTTTTGCAGCATTTTATGTAAAATGCTGCTTAAATTTATAAGCAGCATCTTTCAGCCTTGCTAGGAGGGTAGTATGTAGCTGAATCTAGATGGCAAAATACACATAACTTCCAAAGAATTTTCAAAGTTCTTTGCAACCAGCCACTAAAAGCTGTAGCCGGCCCATAACAAAAACATTCAGTAAATTCGGATGCCTCCAAGAAAATCAGGCTTTGGGCTCTGTGCTAATGTCCATTTATAGTCCTGGAATTGCCCCTAGAACGTGTGTTTGAGGAACAGGTATTGTAATCTATTTGTGAAATCTGTATTAgcttttggctttattttttaggTGAATTCTTGTCTTTAACAAGCTATCCTGgtatttggtttaaaaaatatttgatggGACGCAACCCATTATCTAGTTTTGTTAGTCTGcgacttacaaaaaaaaaattcttttctgttcaTAGCTCTGTTCTTAAGACATTTTAGCCATGACtaagagagaggcagaggagctgaTAGAAATAGAAATTGATGGAACTGAGAAACAGGAATGCACTGAAGAAAGGTATGTACCGTCTTTGCTTTTTGGGGTCCTTAGGCTGcaactcatttatttatttgttttctttaattggtTTCAGATTTGTGACTGCACACACTAGGTTTGGTTATTCAGATTTATTATTGGGTATTGTGTAATGCTTCAGAGATGGCCATGGTTATGAAATAAGTACAAGTGTTTTCTAGCTAGGCAAAAGAAGTAACTTTAAACTGGCAGAAGTAACTGGCTCAGTATGATCTCCGTAATCCTGCAGTTGATTGTTTCCACAGTTTTTCAACTTTCTTGCTGGATACGAAGTTCTTAGTTTTGCTTGTGCTCTCttcagtttttctggtttttatctAATTAAATGGTGGTTTTCTTGAAGTGGAACTGTAGCCACTATTGGAAACCTGTGTAGTGCTATCATGTTCTTCAATCTTAATTGCTTAAATCCCAAACGGTTTTGTTTATCTCTTGCTATGTTCTTAGTAGTTCTCTTCCCCTACTTTCATGTCTGCAGGAATATGTCTACATGTACATGCTGCAAACCTTTCAGCTTCAGTGTATCCTTCTGTAATTGAGGTGAACCTTTCAGATTCTCCAGTCCATTGCTTTACTGTTATACAGGGTCATTTGTTTTTAACAGAGCAGAAATGATGTTCTGTATCTATTGACTATATTGTTGTTCGGGCCATTGAAACCCTAGATACTGAAGTCTGATATCCTTTGACTTAATTACCtcaacctgttttttttcttcctaatgctTCCCTCCTAATTTTTACAACTGCTTTTGAAAGCACAGAGAGGCAGTTAATGTGTTGGATAGAAATAGCTGAGGCTGGTAGGTGACCTGCTCTTTAAGAACCTGTTTTGGAGAACTGATTCAAAACCGCTTACTCATTTCTTCTTATTCTGAGCTCCTTGCATATTTTTGCTACTTACAAACTGACTATGTCTGTATACTTTCTGATTTCCTTCTGTGTAAATGTAGAGAGACCAACTGTCTAAGGTCATTGTTAAGACATTAAGAGTCCATAACATTGATGTTTCTGAGTGCCTATGCCAACACTGTCATCATTTTAGTGCAGGACAACCATGACACATGACTAATGTTTCCTTCAAGGCTCCATGTTGCTGTAGAGTTCCTTCTGGTTGTCTCTTGTACGCGTGAAGCTGACTGGTGAAAAGACATGGACAAGTACTCTCTATGACAGTGGAcgttttttacttcttttttttccctatctgtTAAGTTTCCGTGTTTGTTTTTGAACTTGAATATCTTTTACATCCAGTCTAGGCAAGGCAAATAGAATTAGTTTACTCCACATGCAAGTTAATAATGTATAGTATAGTAATCATGACTTAAACTCTTGAAAACGGTGATCTGAAAATAGTCTTGGTATTTAACCTAGCCTTTTAACCCCAACAGGGTAAAAGAAGAGTTACAGAACTGTAAAATCAATGGGACCAAATTTAGTAATTCATTCTCTACTCAAGCTAAGAGTTTTTCTGCATGGTATTAACATTTCAGAGTCAGGATTACCTTTTATGTAGTTTACTTCTAACTTTCTTTAAGCTTTCCTATACCTACTGTATTAACATGTAGGTAATGATTTGTTGTATTAATTTGGTATTTAAGCATTGTTGAGCAAACCTACACCACAGCAGAATTTGTGAGTCAAGCTATTGACATCAATGAACCAATTGGAAATCTTAAGAAGTTGCTGGAACCCAGACTGCAGTGTTCCTTGGATGCGCATGAAATTTGCCTGCAAGATATCCAGGTAAATTGAAAGGCTATGAAAGATTTAACCTCTTAATGGAGAAGCATTTTTACATACTTCGTCCCTTTCTTCCATTGGTCATGGAATTCATGCTTCATTTGGTATATTAATTACAATTAAGAGTTTAATTTTATGTCAGGTTCATTATCATCAAACCATTTAATATGTACACACTAATTCAGTGTgaataaaatcaaaatactttcagGGTTCCTGGGGTGAGGGTAAGAAAGCAACAAATTACCACCTTGCAAGTGAAGAAGAATGAGGGCAACGACAATACTATCTTCTCTTGAGGTAGCCCACATCATTTGTTGCTGCCTGAACTTCCGTGTGTCTAATCTTGTTTTGAATCTGAATAAAGCGAGGTTTTTCTACTGTTCAGGTGCATAGGTAGCAAAACATTACTCAAGAAattccccagcaccaccactaTTTGTACAGGCATCACCACACGTTAGACAGTATAACTGTGTCGCATTGTGTTTAGCTGCATGTTTTATTTGTAGTTATAATCAGACATCTGTGGCTTTCCAGAAACAACAGGGAGAATACTGCTTTAAAGACAAGAATTTTTATGAAGGtgttaaaaactgagaaaaggaaCTGTAGATACTTTTCACAAAGTGAAGGTACTTCCAGgtattgcattgctttttttaggttaaaaaatGTCCCTGTAAGTGAAACTACCTTAAACAGAACAGAGTGGCGAGTTTCAAATTCCGATCAAATTCTTTCTGTCATGTACTATGTCTACATAGTACTAAAAATATTTGCACCCTTCTTCAGAAAATTTGCTGCGGACACTAAGTGTTTCTAAAGTTTAAAGGAGAATAAGTTTCTTAATAACTGTGAGAGTAAtaccaatttttaatttttttgcttttatcaagCTGGACCCAGATCGAAGCCTTTTTGATCAAGGAGTAAAAACAGATGGAACAGTGCAACTCAGTGTGCAAGTAATATCTAGGCAAGGTAAGCAGTTATGTTTGTCTGTTGTACAGATAAATTAATATTGTAGGAGTGCTTGTGAGGAAACCTAGTCCCCTACTATTTCTAGCTGTAAAATTGAGGAAATCGCTGAATGGTCACATAGCTTCAGAATGTCTCTTTCATTACGTACTGTGGTTTTAAGTAgtagtaattaaaataaatgtcatggACTGAtgctatttgaaatgttttttatagTAACTTCGTATCAatttctaagttaaaaaaaaaaggcaaaacaaaaccaaaacccaaacaaacctggGTCAAATAGTGACAGTTACAGTATGAGGCTTTCATTAAGGGTGAGTAGTTACTCATACCAGACCAAGTATCTAAGGAGGCAAAAGATTTTTTGTCTAAGTAGGTGACAATTTCATCTTTGTGAGGTGAGTTAGCTTGTGTGCTTCATGAACGATTAGGTTATGAGAGTATATATAGCTAACTGAAAATTGGTCTGAAAGGCTAGGACCGCTATCTattgtctgttttctttggatGAGAAGTCAGAGTAAACGGTTGTGACAGAGGAGCATTGACCAGGTGGGTAGGGATTTGTTGATGCAtagtttttatttgcttgtaGTATCAGGTATGACAGGATTTCCCCTTGTAAATCCTCAGGAATTAGTAGcttcattgttttgctttttgtcctATTCTTCTCCTTTGCCCCCTCCATATGTCTTGAGTGGAAGGACTGCGATCGCTCACTAAAGACAACATTCATGTTGGGCTCTGGGAACAGCTACGGGTGTTTGTTGCCATATTTTCAAACAGTGACAACAAGTTCCTACTGGAGTAGGGTATCTTTGATTATCTGTTTTGAGTTATGTCAGCAAAGCAGATTAGCAAAATTTGGGGAGCacgttttgttttcttgtggctTCAGTGTAGATTAGAGAGAAGAAAGCCTTTCTGTTTTGTATTGACAGTATTAAGTAAGACTGACGATTTGCATTTAATGCTGAGTGTCAGGTGACTAGTGCTAGGTTCAGTCTGTATGTAATGGGGATTCAACTacctttctggttttaaaaatagagTAGAAATATCCTTCAGGCAACTAGAATAACGGCTCTTAATTCATGCCCAGTAACTTGTAGTATGCAGTGCTCAGACTTCCATTTTCAAAAGGATGCAGGTGATAAATACCTTCACTattatcttccattttcttcctgtgggttttttttccgtCTTTAATGTAAAACTGAGGTGCGTGACCATATAGCACAAGGAGCTTCCCCCCGcgcccttctctctctctctctctctctctcgcctTAAAAGAAACACCTGAGTATTAAGTACCTTTGTATAACTTCGGAATGATCCTCAGTGTTGTTTTTCAGGCCATGATACTTGACACTTAAGCAACTCGTAAGAAATCTGTCTGTTGAAGGCAAGTAAAATATGGCAGGACAGAAtatcagaaaacaaacagcatggatataaataataaaaggaaGATATTTGGATCACTAACAGGGAAATGGACTTGTTACTCTGACTGCAGTGTCCCTTTgagccagagggaaaaaatagcttCTTATGCCATCTGCATATTTTTCTTGTATGGATGAGGTATTGAAAGATTCTctatttacttactttttatttttccctaactTGTATAATACATAGAATTCAGCTAGCAGTAATCGGTGATGCTAATCCCTGTGATGGATTGGACTCTCTTATTTCTTAAGAGAAAAGCTGTTATGTCAGTTCGTGTTCTATCAAATTTTGATTAGCCATCTGTAAACTCAAAGGAATAAAAACCAGTTGAAATATAGTCCATTGTAGTTGTTTTATAGCATTTCATACAAAGATATCTTAATATGAGTTACAGCAGATAAAATATCAGTCCTATTTATTCTTTTTACTAGAAAGACCGTTCTGTCACTCCACCTTGCCTTAACTCCTTTCTTCTGGTTTGAAGAATGGAGATGTATATGGTTTTCCTGCCATTGTGAGAACAGCAATTTTGAGTGCAGCCCCATTCTGTACTGCTCTGAACTAAGCCTCTTGCAAGTCTGTGGAGATCTGAGTAACTGCATTGCATCGTATgtcaaagaatttgaaaaaagctttaattttgaaGACTTCCGTagcaaatattttgttcttttttttttttttttttttttaaatccagacaCAAGTTATATCTGATCAAGGCTTTCTCCTGCCTGTCTGACTGTAGATAATATCAGATTAACATTTTGCCATCCTTAAGCTGTTACGGTTgatagtgttttttttcttgagatatGATAAAATGGATTCTGACCCTACCTTtagttgcttaatttttttttttcttttttaaagaaaagaaatggggagggagggagggaagataaACTTTTCAGGTTGTAAATTGGAAGATCTGGCTGGCAGTCTGTCACCTGAGgaatcttttcttgctttttctacTTCCTTAATCAACAGAGTAGAGGTGAGCTTGAATGGAATTACTTGCCACACTTTTT
This region includes:
- the ATP5PF gene encoding ATP synthase peripheral stalk subunit F6, mitochondrial; protein product: MILQQILRLSSIFRSAVSIHLRRNIGLSAVVFNKTKELDPVQKLFLDKIREYNTKSKQAGGPVDAGPEFQKDMNESLARLQRAYGEGDLTKFPEFKFEEPNFEETPK